Part of the Oncorhynchus mykiss isolate Arlee chromosome 12, USDA_OmykA_1.1, whole genome shotgun sequence genome, gcccccattctcatcaacggggctgcagtggagcaggttgagagctccaAGTTTCTTGgggtccatatcaccaacaaactaacatggtccaagcataccaagacagtcgtgaagagggcacgacaaaacctattgcCCCTCAtgtgactgaaaagatttggcatgggttctcagatcctcaaaaggttctacagctgcatcatcgagagcatcctgactggttgcatcactgcttggtatggcaactgctcggcctccgactgcaaggcactacagagggtagtgcgtacaggcccagtacatcactggggcaaagcttcctgccatccaggacctctattccaggtggaacatctaatcaaatggctacccagactatttacaccccccccccctctctattttacaccgctgctactctctgttgttatcatctatgcatattcactttaataactttacctacatgtacatattacctcgactaaccggtgcccccacacatttactttgtatcggtacccccctgtatatggtctcgctattgttattttgctgctgctctttaattacttgttacttcaaaatgtatttatttttcttattcatatttttatatattttcttaactgcattgttggttaggggctcgtaagtaagcatttcactgtaagttgttatattctgttatattcggcgcatgtgactaatacaatttgatgaATCCGTTTTTTTTCATTGGATGCATCCGCTTATGTCGCTCTTTTGCATCTGTGGTGACCATGAGACATCCTAAAAATCtgtcttatttatttattaaaacgaTTTGACCAGCCCACCCCAATAAAAGATGATCCGGCCtttctggcatttgccagaattgccagaTGGCCAATCCGACTATGTGTTCCACAGTTgagagaaatgtttttttttccaaacTCATTCTGCCACTGGAATATCGCCCACTGCTCCCTGCCACTCCAGCATACTTCATTCTGATGCAAATACTAAGAGGGCTAAAGttttgaggaggaggggtggttgGGGACTAGTGGAAAAAAAATGTGTGGGCCTCAACGCAAAGCTCTAATGTTCTCAGTGGAGTTGAAAACAACAACAGCATGAGTGCTGCACTGGTTGCATTGCCCCCTCTCCAATAGGTGCACCGTCTGTCTGCCATAGTTATTGTGTGCCTTCTGGCAAACTGTGCGGCCATGGAATCCAGAATACTACATTTTTGGAGTTGAGCCTTcacttgtggtggtggtggtggtggtggatacCATGTACAATGAGCCACCAGGTCAGGGGGAGGGAGCCACAGCCAACCACAACACCCTGACTGGGGATGAGTGGCTATACTGGGGACTCTGGAGGAGAGTGTGGTGGGATGTTGACTTGGGTCTAAGAGCTAAAATAGTGACGCACTGTCGTAACATTCCGACTTGCCTCTCTTGTCTGTCTGTATGAGGGCTGTACACCGTGGCATGTGGCTGGGATTAGGAAATTTCCCTGTGGATTAAAACCTTTGCAACGCCTACATTGCAACTCACTCTGAGGAGTGTGAGGTCCCAGACCGATCCCGTCTCTGCAGTTTGGCCCATGGTTTCACTTAGCAGGTACGTGAAATTTATTTTCTGCTGTTCAGATAGACAGACCGACAGTGTGACAGTGATCTATTTCTTAAGTATTGTTATGGGATTTTTCATAAAGTGAGACGTTTTTGTTTGCTGAATAGGAGAGGAGGGTGAATGTTTTCACTTTTCTAATTCTGAAAAAAGGCTATGGTCTTTTAATGGCAGGAATAGTGTTGCCTCATTGAGTTTTATTAGAGGATGAGTGACCTATGTTAAACATTTAATTGTGTTGCCATAGTCATGTAGGCCAGCAAGTTTTAAAGTGCAAGGTCCTTACTATTGTCTGGTTTCCCTTCAGTGGAACTGCTGCCAGGGATTAGTTTTGTGGAACAATTAGAACCACAAATCTACCCTCACCACTTTGTAGGGCGAGTAACTGTGAAATAAATTATTTAATCTCCTGAGACACTCAAAATGTTGTGTTTTTATCTAATATATCTAAGACCAATGTAATATGTGTTGTTAGGAATATAAATGAGTGGAATACCAAAGATACATTTTCAAATCTATTGCTGACGAGGTGTTTTATGAAACAAAAAGAAGGTTAGTAAACTCGTTCCCAAAACTTCGActgagataataataataataataatatatatatatatatatatatatatatatatatatatatatatatattcattttaTTGATGTTCATTTTCTATAACCAACTTAAATTAGTGTTTGCTAGTTGTGGTTTCTCCATTGTGGTTTATCCCGGTCTTATACACTTTTTCCCAATGCTCCAGGATGTTCCAGTTCGTCCAGAGGCACATCCACGACCACGTGATGGAGCGCATAATCCGCCGGACTCGTCTGGTGACCAAAGATGGCCGCTGCAACATTGAGTTTGGCAACATCGAGTACCACAACCAATTTGCCTACCTGGGGGATTTCTGGACGACGGTTGTGGAGATCCGCTGGCGtttcgtcctcctcctcttcgtcgCCTCCTTCACAGGCAGCTGGTTCGTCTTCAGCCTTCTGTGGTACTGGATTGCCAAGAGCAATGGTGATCTGATTGGACAGAACCGCACAGACAGCCACGTTCGTTGTATAGACAATGTCAATGGACTCACCACGGCTTTCCTGTACTCCTTGGAGACCCAGACAACAATTGGTTATGGTGGACGGGCACTCACTGGGCACTGCCCTGGCACCGTGGCCCTCATTGTCGTCCAATCCCTCATTGGGGTCTTTGTCAACTGCTTCATGTGTGGAGTGATCCTGGCCAAGATCTCCCTTCCCAAGAAGAGGGCAAAGACAGTGACCTTCAGTAGCACAGCAGTCATCTGCCTGAAGAAGGGCAGCCTGTGCCTGCTTATCCGAGTTGCCAACCTCCGCAAGACCTTGCTAATCGGGAGCCAAATCTACGGCAAGCTGCTTAGGACAACTGTCACGCCGGAAGGTGAGACTATAATTCTCGACCAGGTAGGCATTGACTTTGCAGTGGACGCTGGCAAGGACAACCTGTTTTTTGTCTGCCCGCTGACATTGTACCACATCATCGACAAGGCCAGTCCATTTTACGACATGTCAGCGGACACCCTCCAGCAGCAGGACTTTGAGCTGGTGGTCTTCCTGGACGGGATGGCCGAGTCCACCAGCTCCGCCTGCCAGGTACGGACCTCCTTCATCCCCCAGGAGGTCCAATGGGGATACAGCTTCCTGCCCATCATCTCCCGCACCAAGACAGGCAAGTACCATGTGGACTTCTCCAACTTCTCCAGAACCGTGCCGGTGACGACCCCACACTGTGTCCAATGCTTTCAGAGTGATCCAGACCAAACCAATCACAACAATAACCAAAACAACCACCACAGGAAGCTAGGTATTGACAACCCCGGATTCGAGGTGATTGACATTCAAGACACAATGGATATCACAGAAATGTGAGCCAGAGGAAAGAGGGTGAAATTGAAATTTTCCGCTGTAAACCACAGACTAACAGACAGCAGCCCCCAGGATGTGGGACGTGGCTCGCCGAGAGAGAGGTGGATTAAGCACTTGTTTATGAGAGTATTCATGTCCTCTCTATAGTCCGATGTGGATGACAGAAAGCTCATATTGGGGTCATGGGCTCATAGTGAGTCATAGAGAATGAGCAGGTAGCCCCAGTTCTAATAACCAGTGAGCCAAAGAATAATGTACACCTTGGATGTGGTGCAAATCTTTACTTTGCTTCATGTGAGCATTGGGTATTACACTTGAGTTAAGACTGAACAACTCAGTATTATTTATGTCTATGCCTTTAAAAGACAAAATATCAGCCTTTATGTGttgttttaaaaaatgacatACAATACAAAAGACTGAAGAAATCAATGATCCCTGGAAATACATTTTACAGCAAAGCTGAAAAATGACATTGCTATGTGTTGAGAGGTTCGCTCTTGTCAATGTTGAACTGGTGTTTTCAAGCTCTGGTAGGAGCTAAACTCTTGGTAAGAACAGCTCATTACACTCAAAGCACCTTTGTGACATACAAACAGTAACTATTGTACTAGGTACAGTAACTATTAAAAAGGGCTTTGGTCATGACCTGAAGGAGAGAGTCGGAGAGAGAGTAAAGCACAGGGGGTATTCATGAGAAGCTTATGACCTGAGCCTGTTTTAATGAAATATGTCAGGGATGGGGGGAATAACAATAGGGTAGAACTTGCTTCCCTAGAGTCATTACATAGTATTTTTCTTAACTGGAATGACAAAGTACATATTATGTGCCATAACAGATTCATCATGTATGCCTTAATTCCTTTAGAAGACTGTGAATAGCTGCTAATTGCACTGACTGGGAATATTAATGTGACTAATCTACATTGTGTAGATGTCTTATTTTGTAATATTGAGTTACTTGTTCTCAGGGAAAGCAGCTTTCCTGGTtagaataaataaatgtttttttgacAATGCCTTGAGTATTATCCTTTCTGCTACATGGGCCTGTAtcccacaaagcatctcagaaaaGGTCCTATGAATCCTGTTttaagacaacaaaaaaacacagctCAGAGTAGATTTTAAAATGATGTTAAAACAATGCCCAGACAAACTCTGAGCCAGGAGTAAAATCAACTCATCAACATTTATCTCAGCTGGTAATAATAATTGTTTGATGTACCACAAAGGAAAGATAGTGATGACGCTCATTGAC contains:
- the LOC110537708 gene encoding ATP-sensitive inward rectifier potassium channel 1-like — translated: MVSLSRMFQFVQRHIHDHVMERIIRRTRLVTKDGRCNIEFGNIEYHNQFAYLGDFWTTVVEIRWRFVLLLFVASFTGSWFVFSLLWYWIAKSNGDLIGQNRTDSHVRCIDNVNGLTTAFLYSLETQTTIGYGGRALTGHCPGTVALIVVQSLIGVFVNCFMCGVILAKISLPKKRAKTVTFSSTAVICLKKGSLCLLIRVANLRKTLLIGSQIYGKLLRTTVTPEGETIILDQVGIDFAVDAGKDNLFFVCPLTLYHIIDKASPFYDMSADTLQQQDFELVVFLDGMAESTSSACQVRTSFIPQEVQWGYSFLPIISRTKTGKYHVDFSNFSRTVPVTTPHCVQCFQSDPDQTNHNNNQNNHHRKLGIDNPGFEVIDIQDTMDITEM